The Petroclostridium xylanilyticum genome has a segment encoding these proteins:
- the araB gene encoding ribulokinase — MGEKKYSIGVDYGTQSGRAVLVEVDTGKEVATAVKQYTHGVMDEYLPDGVTKLEPDWALQHPADYLEVLEVTIPAVLKEAGVNAEDVIGVGIDFTACTILPTDSEGTPLCFKDEYKSNPHSYVKLWKHHAAQDEANKLNEIAEKRGENFLKRYGGKISSEWLVPKVWQVLNEAPEIYDAADRFMEATDWVILQLTGEEKRNSCTAGYKAIWHKQEGYPSKEFFKALDPRLENLVEEKLSTDIYPLGGKAGEITEKAAKLTGLKPGTAVAIANVDAHVAVPAVGITEPGKMLMIMGTSTCHMLLGTEEKMVPGMCGVVEDGIIPGYKGYEAGQSCVGDHFEWFVENCVPASYTKEAEERGINIHKLLREKAAALKVGESGLVALDWWNGNRSVLVDADLTGVIVGCTLLTKPEEIYRALIEATAYGTRMIIETFQQNGVPITELYAAGGIAEKDELMMQIYSDVTNMEIRISASPQTPALGSAMFGAVAAGKERGGYDSIVDAAKIMAKVKEKYYKPIPENVAVYDKLYAEYKKLHDYFGRGENDVMKRLKEIKKEVVK; from the coding sequence ATGGGAGAAAAGAAGTATAGTATTGGTGTAGACTATGGTACCCAATCAGGAAGGGCGGTACTGGTGGAGGTAGACACCGGAAAAGAAGTAGCAACAGCTGTAAAACAATATACCCATGGGGTAATGGACGAGTACTTGCCGGATGGAGTGACAAAGCTGGAGCCGGACTGGGCATTGCAGCATCCTGCTGATTACCTGGAGGTGCTTGAGGTAACTATTCCTGCGGTATTAAAAGAGGCAGGAGTAAATGCAGAGGATGTAATAGGAGTAGGCATAGACTTTACAGCATGCACAATTCTTCCTACAGACAGCGAAGGTACTCCTCTATGTTTTAAAGATGAATACAAATCCAATCCTCACAGCTACGTAAAGCTGTGGAAGCACCATGCGGCACAGGATGAAGCCAACAAGCTTAATGAGATTGCAGAAAAAAGAGGGGAAAATTTCTTAAAAAGATATGGAGGAAAGATCTCATCTGAATGGCTCGTACCAAAAGTATGGCAGGTATTAAACGAGGCTCCTGAAATCTATGATGCAGCGGATAGGTTTATGGAAGCTACTGACTGGGTTATCCTGCAGCTTACCGGTGAAGAAAAGAGAAACAGCTGCACCGCAGGGTATAAGGCCATCTGGCATAAACAGGAAGGATATCCTTCAAAAGAATTCTTTAAGGCTCTGGATCCAAGATTAGAGAACCTGGTAGAAGAAAAGCTCAGCACCGATATTTATCCTCTGGGAGGGAAAGCAGGAGAAATCACAGAAAAGGCTGCAAAACTTACCGGGTTAAAACCAGGAACAGCAGTAGCCATAGCAAATGTAGATGCCCATGTAGCAGTTCCTGCCGTAGGTATTACGGAACCGGGTAAGATGCTTATGATTATGGGTACATCTACCTGTCATATGTTACTTGGAACAGAAGAAAAGATGGTACCGGGTATGTGTGGGGTAGTAGAAGATGGAATCATCCCGGGTTATAAGGGTTATGAAGCCGGACAATCCTGCGTAGGAGACCATTTTGAATGGTTTGTGGAAAACTGTGTACCTGCCTCCTATACCAAAGAAGCTGAGGAAAGAGGCATCAATATTCATAAACTCCTAAGAGAAAAGGCAGCAGCTCTAAAAGTAGGAGAAAGCGGCCTGGTAGCACTGGACTGGTGGAACGGTAACCGTTCGGTACTGGTAGATGCGGACCTTACCGGTGTTATCGTAGGATGCACATTGCTTACAAAGCCGGAAGAAATCTATCGGGCACTCATAGAAGCTACAGCTTATGGGACCAGGATGATTATAGAAACCTTCCAGCAAAATGGGGTACCTATTACCGAACTTTATGCTGCAGGAGGTATTGCAGAAAAAGATGAACTCATGATGCAGATTTACTCTGATGTAACCAATATGGAAATAAGGATATCGGCATCACCTCAAACCCCTGCATTAGGATCTGCAATGTTTGGAGCAGTAGCCGCAGGAAAAGAAAGAGGCGGATATGACAGCATTGTCGATGCGGCAAAGATAATGGCAAAAGTAAAAGAAAAATATTACAAGCCAATTCCTGAAAATGTAGCAGTCTATGACAAGTTATATGCTGAATATAAGAAGCTCCATGACTACTTCGGACGTGGAGAAAATGACGTGATGAAGAGATTAAAGGAAATAAAGAAGGAAGTTGTAAAATAA
- a CDS encoding L-fucose/L-arabinose isomerase family protein, whose product MINVPEVKLGIVAVSRDCFPVTLSEQRRAAVVKACSEKNISIQEVKTTVENEKDVLKALDELKEAGVNALVVYLGNFGPEGPETMIAQKFDGPAMFAAAAEETESNLVNGRGDAYCGMLNASYNLALRGLKPYIPEYPVGTADEIADMISDFEDIARVILGLKKLKIISFGPRPQDFLACNAPIKPLYDLGIEIMENSELDLFESFNNHKDDPRIAEVVKEMQEELADGNGYPGILPKLAQYEITLKDWMEKNLGASEYAVFANKCWPAFQTQFGFVPCYVNSRFASQGIPIACETDIYGALSEYIITCATNLPATLLDINNTVPKDMYENNKEIAGAYKANDLFMGFHCGNTPSCCMKNCSMKYQLIMHRLLEPDKEPDITRGTLEGMIRPGDITLFRLQSTADCKLRSYIAQGEVLDIDPRSFGGIGVFAVSEMARFYRHVLIAKNYPHHAGIAFKHAGKVLFAAMKMLGVEDVAFNQPASMLYKDENPFK is encoded by the coding sequence ATGATAAATGTACCTGAAGTAAAACTTGGCATTGTAGCCGTTAGCAGAGACTGCTTTCCTGTTACACTGAGTGAACAAAGGAGGGCAGCAGTTGTAAAAGCTTGCAGCGAAAAAAACATTTCAATTCAGGAGGTCAAGACAACCGTTGAAAATGAGAAGGATGTGTTGAAAGCGCTGGATGAATTGAAAGAAGCTGGTGTCAATGCACTGGTTGTATATCTTGGGAATTTCGGTCCGGAAGGTCCTGAAACCATGATTGCACAAAAATTCGACGGTCCTGCAATGTTTGCTGCTGCTGCAGAAGAAACCGAGAGCAATCTTGTTAACGGGCGTGGTGATGCATACTGCGGTATGCTCAATGCTTCATATAATCTGGCATTGAGAGGACTAAAACCTTATATTCCTGAATATCCTGTAGGAACAGCAGATGAAATCGCAGATATGATTTCTGATTTTGAAGATATTGCCAGGGTGATTCTTGGTCTTAAAAAGCTTAAAATCATCAGTTTCGGACCAAGACCACAGGATTTTCTTGCATGTAATGCGCCAATAAAGCCGCTGTATGATCTCGGAATTGAGATTATGGAAAATTCCGAACTGGATTTATTTGAAAGCTTTAACAATCACAAGGATGACCCCAGAATTGCTGAAGTTGTTAAAGAAATGCAGGAAGAGCTTGCCGACGGAAACGGGTATCCTGGAATATTGCCAAAGCTTGCCCAGTATGAGATAACGCTTAAAGATTGGATGGAAAAAAATCTTGGCGCTTCCGAGTATGCAGTATTTGCAAATAAATGCTGGCCGGCTTTCCAGACACAGTTTGGTTTTGTACCGTGCTATGTAAATTCAAGATTTGCTTCACAGGGCATACCTATTGCCTGTGAAACCGATATCTATGGAGCATTAAGCGAATACATCATCACTTGTGCTACAAACCTCCCGGCAACGCTTCTTGACATCAATAATACCGTGCCGAAGGATATGTATGAAAACAACAAAGAAATAGCAGGTGCTTATAAGGCCAATGACCTGTTTATGGGATTCCACTGCGGGAATACTCCAAGCTGCTGTATGAAGAATTGTTCAATGAAATACCAGTTAATTATGCATAGATTGCTGGAGCCTGACAAGGAGCCCGATATCACAAGGGGTACCCTGGAAGGTATGATAAGACCTGGCGATATTACTCTCTTCAGGCTGCAAAGTACTGCTGACTGCAAGCTCAGAAGCTATATAGCCCAGGGTGAGGTTCTTGACATAGATCCAAGATCTTTTGGCGGCATAGGAGTTTTTGCTGTCAGTGAAATGGCCAGATTCTACAGGCATGTTTTAATCGCCAAAAATTATCCTCATCATGCCGGGATTGCATTTAAGCACGCGGGCAAAGTGTTGTTTGCAGCAATGAAAATGCTGGGCGTAGAAGATGTTGCTTTCAATCAGCCTGCGTCAATGCTCTACAAGGATGAAAACCCATTTAAGTAA
- the araD gene encoding L-ribulose-5-phosphate 4-epimerase, whose protein sequence is MLKELKEQVWLANLDLPKYSLVTFTWGNVSGIDREKGLIVIKPSGVPYDELKVEHLVVLDMEGNQVEGKLRPSSDTPTHVVLYRAFSDIGGIVHTHSPWATSWAQAGRGIPALGTTHADYFYGEIPCTRKMTVQEIEGEYEKQTGNVIVETFKDINPSYIPGVLVNNHGPFAWGKDAHEAVHNAVVMEEAAKMAFHTFALTPGIKPIDQVLLDKHFLRKHGANAYYGQK, encoded by the coding sequence ATGTTAAAAGAGTTAAAAGAGCAAGTGTGGCTGGCAAACCTGGATTTACCCAAATATAGCCTGGTAACTTTTACATGGGGAAATGTAAGCGGAATAGATAGAGAAAAGGGTTTAATTGTGATCAAACCAAGCGGTGTACCCTATGATGAATTGAAAGTGGAACATCTTGTTGTCCTTGACATGGAAGGAAACCAGGTAGAGGGAAAACTAAGGCCTTCGTCTGATACACCTACCCACGTAGTACTTTACAGGGCATTTTCTGACATAGGCGGTATTGTACATACCCATTCACCGTGGGCCACAAGTTGGGCACAGGCCGGAAGGGGAATTCCCGCATTGGGTACTACCCATGCCGATTATTTCTATGGAGAAATACCATGTACCCGTAAAATGACAGTACAAGAAATCGAAGGAGAATACGAAAAACAAACAGGCAATGTGATCGTAGAAACCTTTAAAGATATAAATCCTTCCTATATTCCAGGAGTCCTGGTGAATAACCACGGGCCGTTTGCATGGGGAAAGGACGCCCATGAAGCGGTTCACAATGCTGTAGTGATGGAAGAAGCAGCAAAGATGGCATTCCATACTTTTGCTTTGACGCCAGGAATTAAACCAATTGACCAGGTCTTGCTTGATAAGCATTTCTTAAGAAAGCACGGCGCGAATGCTTATTATGGACAAAAATAA
- a CDS encoding cache domain-containing sensor histidine kinase, with amino-acid sequence MKLKETIIDRVLQTLALIRNQSLQNKIIIVAILPAIISMVIQSIVSFKSSAYLMYNETLLTNDRMMDDLNEKIYQYLRNLEMNLVSIYNYENEMSFLESLSEGRSNEKEFLANLAQKLFLDKFDYNENILGIYIYLSNRELVSSYKPIHRYYFTDIISEAKGIKSDSILQYMSAPDSQVFIDSYFNEKLNKNILRLGVKINQIFKNKSLGIMLVDIDDSNLAKIFNRYHIYRNQAIWLQHSNHTIIYSTDSSLYKNHTANPLAKISNSNDMGKRYKISVVKKVPKYELDLVNYFSMQSIQENLGHTTNTLVLTVIFLSVIVLVLSYFLSITVTAPVKTLMDTMEKVEKGNISVRANLKSNDEIGKLANSFNSMLAKIDDLIIREYKATFLKNEAELKALQAQINPHFLYNTLQVMGSIARSQKINKISDMCAALSDMFRYSINMKGNLATIYEEITHVKNYLYIQNIRFNKEFNVRVCCNIDLYEYAVPRLILQPLVENSIEHGLMSKAGKKLIKIQIYAREDKIYILVIDNGIGLEEGKLKNIKFLLSNKDSTTLGMNGSIGILNVNNRMRILFGNEFGLNIYSKRGKGTLVKMKLPIQSKDNISNSKS; translated from the coding sequence ATGAAGTTAAAAGAAACTATTATTGACCGGGTACTACAAACTTTAGCCCTTATTAGAAATCAAAGCCTGCAAAATAAAATTATTATTGTGGCTATTTTGCCTGCAATTATTTCTATGGTTATACAAAGTATCGTTTCTTTTAAATCATCCGCATATTTGATGTATAATGAAACACTCCTAACAAATGATAGAATGATGGATGATTTAAATGAAAAAATATATCAATATTTGCGTAATTTAGAGATGAACTTAGTTTCTATTTATAATTACGAAAATGAAATGAGTTTTCTTGAATCATTATCGGAAGGAAGGAGTAATGAGAAGGAATTTTTAGCGAATCTCGCCCAGAAATTATTTTTAGATAAGTTTGATTATAATGAAAATATTCTTGGAATATATATCTATTTAAGTAATAGAGAACTGGTAAGTTCATATAAACCAATTCACCGTTATTATTTTACCGACATTATTAGTGAGGCTAAAGGTATAAAATCAGACTCTATTCTTCAATATATGTCGGCTCCCGACTCGCAAGTTTTTATTGATTCATACTTTAACGAAAAATTAAATAAAAATATCTTAAGGCTGGGTGTTAAAATCAATCAAATATTCAAAAACAAATCTTTGGGTATTATGCTTGTAGATATTGATGATTCAAACTTAGCAAAGATTTTTAACAGATATCATATATACAGAAATCAGGCCATATGGCTACAACATTCTAATCATACCATTATCTACAGTACTGATAGTTCTCTTTATAAAAATCATACCGCCAATCCGTTGGCAAAGATATCAAATAGTAATGATATGGGTAAAAGGTATAAAATATCTGTGGTTAAGAAAGTCCCTAAATACGAGCTTGACTTGGTTAACTACTTTTCTATGCAATCTATTCAGGAGAATCTTGGACATACTACTAATACGCTTGTTTTAACAGTTATTTTTCTTAGTGTAATAGTATTGGTGTTATCTTATTTTCTGTCAATTACGGTGACCGCACCTGTTAAAACACTAATGGATACAATGGAAAAAGTAGAAAAAGGGAATATATCGGTAAGGGCAAATTTAAAAAGTAATGATGAAATTGGCAAACTGGCAAATAGCTTTAATTCAATGCTTGCAAAAATTGATGATTTAATCATCAGGGAATACAAAGCTACATTTCTAAAAAATGAGGCAGAGTTAAAGGCTCTTCAAGCACAAATCAATCCTCATTTTCTCTATAATACGCTGCAGGTGATGGGAAGTATAGCAAGGTCCCAGAAGATAAACAAGATCAGTGATATGTGTGCTGCCTTATCGGATATGTTTCGGTACAGTATAAACATGAAAGGAAATCTCGCTACAATTTATGAGGAAATAACACATGTTAAAAATTATCTATACATCCAGAATATCAGATTTAATAAAGAATTCAACGTTAGAGTATGCTGCAATATAGACCTGTATGAGTATGCAGTACCCAGACTAATTTTACAGCCACTTGTAGAAAATTCCATTGAGCACGGCTTAATGAGCAAAGCTGGAAAGAAATTAATAAAGATACAGATCTATGCCAGGGAAGATAAAATATACATTTTGGTTATTGATAATGGAATTGGGTTGGAAGAAGGTAAACTTAAAAATATAAAATTTCTTTTATCAAACAAGGATTCTACTACACTAGGTATGAATGGTTCGATAGGAATACTGAATGTTAACAATAGGATGCGTATACTATTCGGAAATGAGTTCGGTCTTAATATTTACAGCAAAAGAGGGAAAGGTACCCTGGTAAAGATGAAATTACCAATCCAGTCTAAAGATAATATTTCAAATTCAAAATCTTGA
- a CDS encoding response regulator transcription factor yields MYKVLIADDEYWTREDIKHIINWEEMGLQIVGEAEDGSHAIQLIAETKPHILITDIRMPFMDGIKLLEEINKNNYKIQTIVISGYDEFDYVRGAMILGASDYLLKPIKKMDLINVLIKVVEKVDRSLVEQINEIDTRSKLTQAASIIIDSTLSQAIYNGVMDNTELFVKLKSFGLTFNYANYILAAVKINDYRFIVSQYFKDDMHLLVYGIKNIVNEIFNGKGHLVFHNLNSMNEIIIVLDSAADSEQSHLFHKLLNNLRCFIDGEIDIGISSIMNNLKNIKKAYERSKISLDNKPFRKSGIIMRYDNVFKDNIKKGIDFDKEKIFVYSLDSCNEKEMLKTFNMIVFENRAPERITLGEVRHKVSRLMSIINKKVSEFGINFDETCAEELSEVQNTIENCDYDGLNSAMQNLLKNIKNFTALEKSSKNIRAVVMDIKEYIDKNFFFDLSLSSLADIFHIESTYLSRAFKQETGENITNYISKIRMEKAVELIKNQKIKISEAAALVGYEDYAYFNRIFKKYTGKSPREFFLDISK; encoded by the coding sequence ATGTACAAGGTGTTGATTGCTGATGATGAATATTGGACAAGAGAAGATATAAAACATATTATCAACTGGGAAGAGATGGGGTTGCAAATAGTAGGTGAGGCGGAGGATGGCAGCCATGCAATTCAACTAATTGCTGAAACAAAACCTCACATACTTATTACTGATATCAGAATGCCTTTTATGGACGGCATAAAGCTGCTTGAAGAGATAAATAAAAATAATTATAAAATCCAAACGATTGTGATTAGTGGATATGATGAGTTTGATTATGTGAGGGGTGCTATGATTTTAGGAGCCTCTGATTATCTCTTGAAACCGATTAAAAAGATGGACTTAATCAATGTATTAATTAAGGTGGTAGAGAAAGTTGACCGTAGCCTGGTTGAACAAATCAATGAAATTGATACAAGGTCAAAATTAACTCAAGCAGCTTCCATCATCATTGATAGTACCCTGAGTCAGGCAATCTATAATGGGGTGATGGATAACACTGAGTTATTTGTTAAATTAAAAAGTTTTGGATTGACATTCAATTATGCCAATTATATCCTGGCTGCCGTAAAAATAAATGATTATAGATTTATTGTATCACAATATTTTAAAGATGATATGCACTTGCTGGTGTATGGTATTAAAAATATTGTTAATGAAATATTCAATGGTAAGGGGCATCTAGTGTTTCACAATCTTAACAGCATGAATGAAATTATCATTGTCCTGGACAGTGCAGCAGACAGTGAACAGTCTCATTTGTTTCACAAGCTTTTGAATAATTTGCGGTGTTTTATAGATGGAGAAATAGATATTGGTATAAGCAGTATAATGAATAATTTGAAAAATATTAAGAAAGCTTATGAAAGGTCAAAAATATCCCTAGATAACAAACCTTTCCGGAAATCCGGCATTATAATGAGATATGATAATGTATTTAAAGATAATATAAAAAAAGGAATTGATTTTGATAAAGAGAAAATTTTTGTGTATTCCCTGGATTCGTGTAATGAAAAAGAAATGCTAAAAACTTTCAATATGATTGTTTTTGAAAATAGAGCGCCTGAAAGGATAACTTTGGGAGAAGTTAGGCATAAGGTTTCCAGGTTGATGTCTATTATAAATAAAAAAGTAAGCGAGTTTGGTATCAATTTTGATGAAACATGCGCTGAAGAGCTAAGCGAGGTTCAAAATACAATTGAGAACTGCGATTATGACGGTTTGAATTCAGCAATGCAAAACCTGCTAAAAAATATAAAGAACTTTACTGCGCTAGAGAAAAGCAGTAAAAATATAAGAGCAGTCGTAATGGATATCAAGGAGTATATTGATAAAAATTTCTTTTTTGATCTGTCTTTATCGTCGCTGGCGGATATTTTTCATATAGAGAGTACCTATTTATCCAGGGCATTCAAACAGGAAACAGGGGAGAATATTACAAATTATATTTCAAAAATAAGAATGGAGAAGGCTGTAGAGTTAATAAAAAATCAAAAGATAAAGATAAGTGAAGCTGCTGCTCTGGTAGGTTATGAGGATTATGCTTATTTTAACAGGATTTTCAAAAAGTATACAGGAAAAAGTCCAAGAGAATTTTTCCTAGACATTTCAAAATAG
- a CDS encoding ABC transporter substrate-binding protein yields MKKFLCILVVSMLVLSLLAGCGGQKQSGETTKATEEKKEEPKKQAEPVTIKFFNWYNNEGVPYADKLVELVKEKMPNVTLELEMVNWDTMHPTLQTRIAANEVPDLIDFKGQDIPKYAKAGHLMELTGKPFMQDLPKAATEAIKVEGKDYGIPYTALYQGVLYNKKIFAENSIEIPKTYDELMQIAEKLQSKGITPFATHFKDNWNIGNITMQFAMSEVFNKNPRWGYDLYEGKVSFAESPEYRAVFEHVKDVYKYTFKDTYSIELTKSDELFAKGKAAMNITGTWSITNIEAVNPELDYGIFPFPGKDPGAKLIFEPDHTFAASAKTKHPEEVLKVLELVATDKKLAQFCIDNLKTHSLLKDVMPSTKSPVLKDIDNYKNNNQIVDVSIGNTQILWPYQEEYSRYITEWLFGKKTLDEALKAADAYKDKVKLN; encoded by the coding sequence ATGAAAAAGTTTCTATGTATTTTAGTAGTGTCCATGCTTGTCTTAAGTTTACTAGCTGGATGTGGTGGTCAAAAACAATCTGGTGAAACTACCAAAGCGACAGAAGAGAAAAAGGAAGAGCCAAAAAAGCAGGCAGAACCGGTCACCATTAAATTTTTTAATTGGTACAATAATGAAGGTGTACCTTATGCAGATAAATTGGTAGAACTTGTAAAAGAAAAAATGCCAAACGTAACGCTTGAACTTGAAATGGTTAACTGGGATACTATGCACCCGACTTTACAGACAAGGATTGCAGCAAATGAGGTTCCGGATCTAATTGATTTTAAAGGACAGGATATACCTAAATATGCAAAGGCCGGACATCTTATGGAATTAACGGGAAAGCCGTTCATGCAGGACCTGCCCAAAGCGGCTACTGAAGCGATTAAGGTAGAGGGTAAAGATTACGGTATTCCATATACTGCACTCTATCAGGGTGTTCTATATAATAAAAAAATATTTGCTGAGAACAGTATTGAAATACCCAAGACTTACGATGAATTAATGCAGATTGCAGAAAAATTACAGTCAAAAGGTATCACGCCGTTTGCTACTCATTTTAAAGATAACTGGAATATTGGAAACATCACAATGCAGTTTGCAATGTCTGAAGTATTTAATAAGAATCCAAGATGGGGCTACGATTTATACGAAGGAAAAGTTTCATTTGCTGAATCACCAGAGTATAGAGCCGTGTTTGAGCATGTTAAGGATGTATATAAATATACCTTTAAAGACACATATTCTATAGAATTAACAAAAAGTGATGAACTCTTTGCAAAAGGCAAAGCTGCAATGAACATAACTGGTACATGGAGCATAACCAATATAGAAGCAGTAAACCCGGAATTGGATTATGGTATTTTCCCATTCCCGGGTAAAGATCCAGGTGCAAAATTAATATTCGAACCTGATCATACATTTGCGGCAAGTGCTAAAACAAAGCACCCTGAAGAAGTTTTAAAAGTTCTTGAACTAGTAGCTACTGATAAAAAACTCGCCCAATTTTGTATAGATAACTTAAAAACTCACAGCCTGTTAAAAGATGTTATGCCAAGCACAAAATCTCCAGTCCTGAAAGATATAGATAATTACAAGAATAATAACCAGATTGTAGATGTCAGCATTGGCAATACACAGATTCTATGGCCATATCAGGAAGAGTATTCAAGGTATATTACAGAGTGGCTATTTGGTAAGAAGACCCTTGATGAAGCTTTAAAAGCTGCAGATGCATATAAAGATAAGGTAAAACTGAATTAA
- a CDS encoding carbohydrate ABC transporter permease: MKNNSLRKYSIVNEFQYMILLIPAMVVFTVGMIIPTLIGIYYSMTDWDGLAQVKKFIGFSNYINIFKDGRFYASLKFTVLFTIFNTIVQNIFALLFAIALDSSIKAKKFFRTIIFTPALLSPILCGFIWSRLYSEVLPALNDILKTNINFNLFGSPDTVLMGLVITNNWQWIGYWMLIYLAALQSIPKELYEASTVDGARGYHKFLHVTLPLIAPAITVCIIGITTGSLKVYDLILSATGGGPGHTSESIVMYIYKSAFSAQRSAYASALSVILLIGLLLIAVIQLKVLREREVQL; this comes from the coding sequence ATGAAAAACAATTCCCTGCGTAAATACTCTATTGTAAACGAATTCCAGTATATGATACTGCTGATTCCTGCCATGGTAGTTTTTACAGTAGGTATGATCATACCAACATTAATAGGAATTTATTATTCAATGACCGATTGGGATGGATTGGCCCAGGTGAAAAAATTTATTGGTTTTTCTAATTATATCAATATATTTAAAGATGGAAGATTCTATGCTTCATTAAAATTTACCGTACTTTTTACAATTTTTAATACTATTGTTCAAAATATTTTTGCGTTGTTGTTTGCAATAGCCCTTGACAGCAGCATTAAAGCTAAAAAGTTTTTTAGGACTATTATATTTACTCCTGCATTATTAAGTCCGATACTGTGCGGATTTATATGGTCCAGATTATATTCAGAGGTATTACCGGCTTTAAATGATATTTTAAAGACCAATATAAATTTTAACCTTTTTGGAAGTCCTGATACTGTTTTAATGGGATTAGTGATTACTAATAACTGGCAGTGGATAGGATACTGGATGTTGATTTATCTTGCAGCACTGCAGTCTATCCCAAAGGAGCTGTATGAAGCAAGTACTGTAGATGGTGCAAGAGGATATCATAAATTTTTGCATGTAACACTGCCACTAATAGCCCCTGCAATTACAGTATGCATTATCGGAATTACAACGGGTAGTTTAAAAGTATATGACCTCATTCTATCGGCCACAGGAGGAGGACCGGGGCACACATCGGAGTCTATCGTAATGTATATCTATAAATCGGCATTTAGTGCACAGCGGTCCGCATATGCTTCAGCCCTCTCTGTCATATTACTTATCGGTTTGCTTTTAATTGCAGTTATTCAATTAAAAGTGTTAAGAGAAAGAGAGGTGCAGTTATAG
- a CDS encoding carbohydrate ABC transporter permease has protein sequence MKEKQKYTANTLILQVIMTVVILFYFVPTYITINYAFKDTQDKFNTSPIELPTKLFFGNFLTAVKKIDYFRSLGNTFIITTFAVILIIILSGMAAFSLARRNSKIYKASYLYFILGILVPYQAILVPLYIVGKRLGFVNNLAGVIFLYTATGLPFGVFMMTGFMKTVPMQLEEAALIDGCSVFGSFWRIIFPLLKPAAATLAILQSFQIWNDFLMPFLFLQKMALKTLTLRQFHLFEQYRSDLSTAFAAIIISTLPIIIFFTAMQKYFIKGISMGAVKG, from the coding sequence ATGAAAGAAAAACAGAAATATACTGCCAACACTTTGATTCTACAAGTCATAATGACTGTTGTTATACTTTTTTACTTTGTACCTACGTATATAACCATTAATTACGCGTTTAAAGACACACAGGATAAATTTAATACTTCGCCCATTGAATTACCCACTAAATTGTTTTTTGGGAATTTCCTTACTGCTGTTAAAAAGATAGATTATTTTAGAAGCCTGGGAAATACTTTTATCATTACTACTTTTGCAGTAATTTTAATTATAATACTAAGTGGTATGGCAGCTTTTTCGCTTGCAAGAAGAAACAGCAAAATATATAAAGCATCATACTTATATTTTATATTAGGGATATTAGTACCATATCAGGCAATTTTAGTTCCACTTTATATCGTAGGAAAAAGGCTGGGGTTTGTGAATAATCTTGCGGGTGTAATATTTCTCTATACAGCGACCGGATTACCTTTTGGAGTATTTATGATGACCGGCTTTATGAAAACTGTGCCTATGCAATTGGAAGAAGCAGCTTTGATAGACGGGTGTTCTGTATTTGGGAGCTTTTGGCGTATTATATTTCCACTATTGAAGCCGGCAGCTGCAACCCTTGCGATACTCCAGTCTTTTCAAATCTGGAATGATTTTTTAATGCCTTTCCTGTTTTTACAGAAGATGGCTTTAAAGACACTAACTCTCAGGCAGTTTCACTTATTTGAACAATATAGGAGTGATCTTAGCACTGCATTTGCGGCAATTATTATTTCAACCCTGCCAATTATTATTTTCTTTACCGCAATGCAAAAATATTTTATAAAAGGCATTTCAATGGGGGCAGTAAAGGGGTGA